In Nocardioides conyzicola, one genomic interval encodes:
- a CDS encoding demethylmenaquinone methyltransferase: MVRAELDKQPSDVRRMFDSVARRYDVTNDVLSLGQDRTWRKAVIAAVDPQPGERVLDLAAGTGTSSQPFADRGAVVVPCDFSLGMLQVGKKAKPHLPFTAGDGTQLPFADATFDAVTISFGLRNIVDPEAGLRELRRVTRPGGRLVVCEFSHPTWAPFRTVYLEYLMKALPPIARAVSSAPDAYVYLAESIRAWPDQRGLAALIASAGWEAPQWRDLSGGIVALHRATR; this comes from the coding sequence GTGGTCCGCGCAGAGCTCGACAAGCAGCCGTCCGACGTCCGTCGCATGTTCGACTCCGTCGCTCGTCGCTACGACGTCACCAACGACGTGCTGTCGCTCGGCCAGGACCGCACCTGGCGCAAGGCCGTCATCGCCGCCGTCGACCCGCAGCCGGGGGAGCGGGTCCTCGACCTGGCCGCCGGCACCGGTACGTCGAGCCAGCCCTTCGCCGACCGCGGCGCGGTCGTCGTCCCGTGCGACTTCTCGCTCGGGATGCTGCAGGTGGGCAAGAAGGCCAAGCCGCACCTGCCGTTCACCGCCGGCGACGGCACCCAGCTGCCGTTCGCGGACGCGACGTTCGACGCCGTGACGATCTCCTTCGGCCTGCGCAACATCGTCGACCCCGAGGCGGGGCTGCGCGAGCTGCGCCGGGTCACCCGTCCGGGCGGCCGCCTGGTGGTCTGCGAGTTCAGCCACCCGACCTGGGCGCCGTTCCGCACCGTCTACCTCGAGTACCTGATGAAGGCGCTGCCCCCGATCGCCCGCGCCGTCTCCTCGGCGCCGGACGCGTACGTCTACCTCGCCGAGTCGATCCGGGCGTGGCCCGACCAGCGCGGGCTCGCCGCCCTGATCGCCTCCGCCGGGTGGGAGGCGCCCCAGTGGCGTGACCTCTCCGGCGGCATCGTCGCCCTGCACCGCGCCACCCGCTGA
- the nuoE gene encoding NADH-quinone oxidoreductase subunit NuoE encodes MSLTQETYDELRAIGARYPEARSGLLPMLHLVQSVEGRITPEGIEACAEVLGITAADVSGVATFYTMYKRRPVGDYHVGVCTNTLCAVMGGDQIFSRLKEHLDVGNDETTDDGKITLEHIECNAACDYAPVMTVNWEFMDNMTPEAAVGLVDALRDGAEVHSTRGPRIVTWREAERVLAGFPDDLADEGPAAGPASLVGLGIARERGWTAPHPDTDAGSGRTADTKAEAVEQADTSRAETETKQEERSDD; translated from the coding sequence ATGAGCCTGACCCAAGAGACGTACGACGAGCTGCGCGCGATCGGCGCCCGCTACCCCGAGGCCCGCTCGGGCCTGCTCCCGATGCTGCACCTGGTGCAGTCGGTCGAGGGCCGGATCACCCCCGAGGGCATCGAGGCCTGTGCCGAGGTCCTCGGCATCACCGCCGCCGACGTCAGCGGCGTCGCGACGTTCTACACGATGTACAAGCGCCGGCCCGTCGGCGACTACCACGTCGGCGTCTGCACCAACACGCTCTGCGCGGTCATGGGCGGCGACCAGATCTTCTCCCGCCTCAAGGAGCACCTCGACGTCGGCAACGACGAGACCACCGACGACGGCAAGATCACGCTCGAGCACATCGAGTGCAACGCCGCGTGCGACTACGCACCGGTGATGACGGTCAACTGGGAGTTCATGGACAACATGACGCCCGAGGCGGCCGTCGGCCTCGTCGACGCCCTCCGCGACGGGGCCGAGGTCCACTCCACCCGCGGCCCGCGCATCGTCACCTGGCGCGAGGCCGAGCGGGTGCTCGCCGGCTTCCCCGACGACCTCGCCGACGAGGGACCGGCCGCCGGCCCCGCCTCGCTGGTCGGCCTCGGCATCGCCCGCGAGCGCGGCTGGACCGCGCCGCACCCCGACACCGACGCCGGCAGCGGCCGCACCGCCGACACCAAGGCCGAGGCGGTCGAGCAGGCCGACACCTCCCGCGCGGAGACCGAGACCAAGCAAGAGGAGCGCAGCGATGACTGA
- a CDS encoding NADH-quinone oxidoreductase subunit D: MSADQDLYAGASDTTEGKVFTVTGQDWDSIVDGLAAMDDESADERIVVNMGPQHPSTHGVLRLILELEGETVTEARCGIGYLHTGIEKNMEYRSWVQGVTFCTRMDYLSPFYNEMTYVLGVERLLDIEDQIPEKAQVMRVLLMELNRISSHLVCIATGGMEIGALTVMTIGFRERELVLDLFELITGLRMNHAFIRPGGVAQDLPPGALDEIRSFIALMKKRLPEYADLCNANPIFKARLEGVGHLDLAGCLALGITGPVLRSTGYPWDLRKTQPYSGYETYDFDVQTWDTADSYGRFRVRLAEMWESLKIIEQAAERLAKLDGAPVMVADKKIAWPSQLAIGSDGMGNSLDHIRHIMGESMEALIHHFKLVTEGFRVPAGQAYVPIESPRGELGAHVVSDGGTRPFRAHFRDPSFTNLQATSVMSEGGMVADVIVAIASIDPVMGGVDR, from the coding sequence ATGAGCGCAGACCAGGATCTGTACGCAGGCGCCAGCGACACCACCGAGGGCAAGGTCTTCACCGTCACCGGTCAGGACTGGGACTCGATCGTCGACGGCCTCGCCGCCATGGACGACGAGAGCGCCGACGAGCGCATCGTCGTCAACATGGGCCCGCAGCACCCGTCGACCCACGGCGTGCTCCGCCTGATCCTCGAGCTCGAGGGCGAGACGGTGACCGAGGCCCGCTGTGGCATCGGCTACCTGCACACCGGCATCGAGAAGAACATGGAGTACCGCTCCTGGGTCCAGGGCGTCACGTTCTGCACCCGGATGGACTACCTCTCCCCGTTCTACAACGAGATGACCTACGTGCTCGGGGTCGAGCGGCTGCTCGACATCGAGGACCAGATCCCCGAGAAGGCCCAGGTCATGCGGGTCCTGCTCATGGAGCTCAACCGCATCTCCTCCCACCTGGTCTGCATCGCCACCGGCGGCATGGAGATCGGCGCCCTGACCGTGATGACGATCGGCTTCCGCGAGCGCGAGCTGGTGCTCGACCTCTTCGAGCTGATCACCGGCCTGCGCATGAACCACGCCTTCATCCGACCGGGCGGCGTCGCCCAGGACCTCCCGCCCGGTGCGCTCGACGAGATCCGCAGCTTCATCGCCCTGATGAAGAAGCGCCTTCCCGAGTACGCCGACCTCTGCAACGCCAACCCGATCTTCAAGGCCCGCCTCGAGGGCGTCGGCCACCTCGACCTCGCGGGCTGCCTGGCGCTCGGCATCACCGGACCGGTGCTGCGCAGCACCGGCTACCCGTGGGACCTCCGCAAGACGCAGCCCTACAGCGGCTACGAGACCTACGACTTCGACGTGCAGACCTGGGACACCGCCGACTCGTACGGCCGGTTCCGGGTCCGCCTCGCCGAGATGTGGGAGTCGCTCAAGATCATCGAGCAGGCCGCGGAGCGCCTCGCCAAGCTCGACGGCGCACCGGTCATGGTCGCCGACAAGAAGATCGCCTGGCCCAGCCAGCTCGCCATCGGCAGCGACGGCATGGGCAACAGCCTCGACCACATCCGACACATCATGGGTGAGTCGATGGAGGCCCTGATCCACCACTTCAAGCTGGTGACCGAGGGCTTCCGGGTCCCGGCCGGCCAGGCCTACGTGCCGATCGAGTCGCCCCGCGGCGAGCTCGGGGCGCACGTGGTCTCCGACGGCGGCACCCGCCCCTTCCGGGCGCACTTCCGCGACCCGTCGTTCACGAACCTCCAGGCCACGAGCGTGATGAGCGAGGGCGGCATGGTCGCCGACGTCATCGTCGCGATCGCGTCCATCGACCCCGTCATGGGAGGCGTCGACCGATGA
- a CDS encoding MBL fold metallo-hydrolase: MRITKFGHACVRIEHDGTTVVLDPGMFTDAEAVDGADAVLITHEHPDHYLPDNLLAADAPVFTIEAVAAKIREDTPSLAERITVVAPGEAFDVGGLPVTAVGEMHAVIHPELTRLFNSGYVLTAGDAKIYHPGDSLTEPGEEIDVLLLPSSAPWLKASEAIDFARAVKAPRNLAIHDRVYSDAGHGILEMQMNQFLPKAGQEYLRRADGEDL; this comes from the coding sequence ATGAGGATCACGAAGTTCGGCCACGCCTGCGTCCGCATCGAGCACGACGGCACCACGGTCGTCCTCGACCCCGGCATGTTCACCGATGCCGAGGCCGTCGACGGCGCGGACGCCGTGCTCATCACGCACGAGCACCCCGACCACTACCTGCCCGACAACCTCCTCGCCGCCGACGCCCCGGTGTTCACGATCGAGGCGGTCGCGGCCAAGATCCGCGAGGACACCCCGAGCCTCGCCGAGCGGATCACCGTGGTCGCACCGGGCGAGGCCTTCGACGTGGGTGGCCTGCCGGTCACGGCGGTCGGCGAGATGCACGCGGTCATCCACCCGGAGTTGACCCGGCTCTTCAACAGCGGGTACGTGTTGACCGCCGGCGACGCGAAGATCTACCACCCGGGCGACTCGCTCACCGAGCCCGGCGAGGAGATCGACGTCCTGCTGCTGCCCTCGTCGGCGCCGTGGCTCAAGGCGTCCGAGGCGATCGACTTCGCCCGCGCGGTGAAGGCGCCGCGCAACCTCGCCATCCACGACCGGGTCTACAGCGACGCCGGCCACGGCATCCTCGAGATGCAGATGAACCAGTTCCTTCCGAAGGCCGGCCAGGAGTACCTCCGCCGCGCGGACGGCGAGGACCTGTAG
- the nuoF gene encoding NADH-quinone oxidoreductase subunit NuoF: MTDVLTPVLTDNWGDDRAWTLASYEARGGYAAVDTAFAMAPDDVINEVKESGLRGRGGAGFPTGMKWGFIPQDNPKPKYLVVNADESEPGTCKDIPLMMASPHTLVEGVIISSYAIRANKAFIYIRGEVLHVVRRVQRAVQEAYLAGHLGKDIHGSGFDLDVVVHAGAGAYICGEETALLEGLEGRRGQPRLRPPFPAVAGLYASPTVINNVESIASVPSIIGHGHGWFSSMGTEKSKGFGIFSLSGHVQKPGQYEAPLGITLRTLIDLAGGIREGHDLKFWTPGGSSTPLLTAEHLDMPLDFEGVGAAGSMLGTRALQIFDDTTCVVRATLRWTEFYKHESCGKCTPCREGTWWLVQTLTALEKGQGTEADLDLLLDQCDNILGRSFCALADGAVSPIMSSIKYFRDEYVAHLTEGGCPFDPARSTAWAGQEVSA; this comes from the coding sequence ATGACTGACGTGCTCACGCCGGTGCTCACCGACAACTGGGGCGACGACCGGGCGTGGACGCTCGCGTCGTACGAGGCGCGCGGCGGGTACGCCGCCGTCGACACCGCGTTCGCGATGGCCCCCGACGACGTCATCAACGAGGTCAAGGAGTCCGGCCTCCGCGGCCGCGGAGGCGCCGGCTTCCCCACGGGCATGAAGTGGGGCTTCATCCCGCAGGACAACCCGAAGCCGAAGTACCTCGTCGTCAACGCGGACGAGTCCGAGCCGGGCACCTGCAAGGACATCCCGCTGATGATGGCCAGCCCGCACACGCTGGTCGAGGGCGTCATCATCAGTTCCTACGCCATCCGCGCCAACAAGGCGTTCATCTACATCCGGGGCGAGGTGCTCCACGTCGTACGACGCGTGCAGCGTGCGGTGCAGGAGGCCTACCTCGCCGGCCACCTCGGCAAGGACATCCACGGCTCCGGCTTCGACCTCGACGTGGTCGTCCACGCCGGTGCGGGTGCCTACATCTGCGGCGAGGAGACCGCCCTGCTCGAGGGCCTCGAGGGGCGTCGTGGCCAACCACGGCTGCGCCCGCCGTTCCCCGCCGTCGCCGGCCTCTACGCGAGCCCGACGGTCATCAACAACGTCGAGTCGATCGCCTCGGTGCCGAGCATCATCGGGCACGGCCACGGCTGGTTCTCGTCGATGGGCACCGAGAAGTCCAAGGGCTTCGGCATCTTCTCGCTCTCCGGTCACGTCCAGAAGCCGGGCCAGTACGAGGCCCCGCTCGGCATCACCCTGCGCACGCTGATCGACCTCGCCGGCGGCATCCGTGAGGGTCACGACCTGAAGTTCTGGACGCCCGGCGGCTCCAGCACGCCGCTGCTGACCGCCGAGCACCTCGACATGCCGCTCGACTTCGAGGGCGTCGGCGCGGCGGGCTCCATGCTCGGCACCCGGGCGCTGCAGATCTTCGACGACACCACCTGCGTCGTCCGCGCGACGCTGCGCTGGACCGAGTTCTACAAGCACGAGTCCTGCGGCAAGTGCACGCCCTGCCGCGAGGGCACCTGGTGGCTGGTGCAGACCCTGACGGCGCTGGAGAAGGGGCAGGGCACCGAGGCCGACCTCGACCTCCTGCTCGACCAGTGCGACAACATCCTGGGCCGCTCGTTCTGCGCGCTGGCCGACGGCGCCGTCAGCCCGATCATGAGCTCGATCAAGTACTTCCGCGACGAGTACGTCGCGCACCTCACCGAGGGCGGGTGCCCCTTCGACCCGGCCCGATCGACCGCCTGGGCAGGACAGGAGGTTTCCGCATGA
- a CDS encoding NADH-quinone oxidoreductase subunit B family protein yields the protein MGIEEKLPSGVLLTTVEGVAGYMRKASFWPATFGLACCAIEMMTSGGPKYDLARFGMEVFRASPRQADLMIVAGRVSQKMAPVLRQIYDQMPNPKYVLAMGVCASSGGMFNNYAVVQGVDHVVPVDMYLPGCPPRPEMLIDAILKLHDQVQHTKLGANRAREIEELETQALRALPTSDMRGQLR from the coding sequence ATGGGAATTGAAGAGAAGCTCCCGAGCGGCGTGCTCCTCACCACCGTCGAGGGCGTCGCCGGCTACATGCGCAAGGCGTCGTTCTGGCCGGCCACCTTCGGTTTGGCCTGCTGCGCGATCGAGATGATGACCAGCGGTGGCCCGAAGTACGACCTGGCCCGCTTCGGCATGGAGGTCTTCCGGGCCAGCCCGCGCCAGGCGGACCTGATGATCGTCGCCGGCCGGGTCAGCCAGAAGATGGCGCCGGTCCTCCGCCAGATCTACGACCAGATGCCCAACCCCAAGTACGTCCTCGCGATGGGCGTCTGCGCCAGCAGCGGCGGCATGTTCAACAACTACGCCGTCGTCCAGGGCGTCGACCACGTCGTGCCCGTCGACATGTACCTCCCGGGCTGCCCGCCACGCCCCGAGATGCTGATCGACGCGATCCTCAAGCTCCACGACCAGGTGCAGCACACCAAGCTCGGCGCCAACCGGGCTCGTGAGATCGAGGAGCTCGAGACCCAGGCCCTGCGCGCGCTCCCCACCTCCGACATGCGGGGCCAGCTCCGATGA
- a CDS encoding GNAT family N-acetyltransferase, with amino-acid sequence MSHLDDVRLRPAVPADAAAGAALHLACWREAYTPYADPARLAERLASDERFVAAWTKQLAEGPPRVLAEADGELVGFAVVGANRDPDAPAPTELYAIYTRAAWWGTGLGQQLWDAVRPDRPCSLWVLEDNARARGFYARNGFVPDGARELYEDLGTWEMRMIRP; translated from the coding sequence GTGAGCCATCTCGACGACGTGCGGCTGCGCCCGGCCGTCCCCGCCGACGCCGCGGCCGGTGCCGCCCTGCACCTGGCCTGCTGGCGCGAGGCCTACACGCCGTACGCCGACCCGGCCCGGCTCGCGGAGCGACTCGCGTCGGACGAGCGCTTCGTCGCGGCCTGGACCAAGCAGCTCGCCGAGGGCCCGCCGCGCGTCCTCGCCGAGGCCGACGGCGAGCTCGTCGGCTTCGCGGTGGTCGGCGCCAACCGCGACCCCGACGCACCGGCACCCACCGAGCTCTACGCGATCTACACCCGCGCGGCCTGGTGGGGAACGGGGCTCGGCCAACAGCTCTGGGACGCCGTACGTCCAGATCGGCCGTGCTCGCTGTGGGTGCTCGAGGACAACGCCCGCGCTCGTGGGTTCTACGCCCGCAACGGCTTCGTCCCGGACGGCGCCCGTGAGCTCTACGAGGACCTCGGCACGTGGGAGATGAGGATGATCAGGCCATGA
- a CDS encoding cytochrome P450 → MTYFDLADPTFDVTSPVVHAARDDSWYVETNWGWAVLRHAEVSALLRDRRFRQGNARWPAQNGIHSGLFSDWWQETLLSLEGDDHSRIRRLLMPAFRNKTIAAMRPRFQALADELVDGFAERGTVEFVSEFAEPYAARIICVLLGLPEDNWHQVATWADDLGASFSIDVGNQVPKIEAALTGLYEYVGQVVADRRAHPQDDLVTTLVQASDDGDRLTEHELGVALVFLAFAGMETTRNQLGLALQTLLAHPEQWRLLGERPDLGDNAVEEVMRVNPTVTWVTREALEDVDFQGLHIPKGGIVQTLSHSAGTDPSAMPDPAFDITQQRPPHHDFGAGVHHCLGHFVARTDMAVALPLLARRMPGAVPDGPGRWLPVSGNTGALSFPIRFEATGQASPIVSEATDLPPSR, encoded by the coding sequence ATGACGTACTTCGACCTCGCGGACCCGACGTTCGACGTGACCTCGCCCGTGGTCCATGCGGCTCGCGACGACAGCTGGTACGTCGAGACCAACTGGGGCTGGGCGGTGCTCCGGCACGCCGAGGTCAGCGCGCTGCTGCGCGACCGGAGGTTCCGGCAGGGCAACGCCCGCTGGCCGGCGCAGAACGGCATCCACTCGGGGCTCTTCTCCGACTGGTGGCAGGAGACGCTGCTCAGCCTCGAGGGCGACGACCACTCGCGGATCCGCCGGCTGCTGATGCCGGCCTTCCGCAACAAGACCATCGCGGCGATGCGGCCGCGCTTCCAGGCGCTCGCCGACGAGCTGGTCGACGGGTTCGCCGAACGGGGGACGGTCGAGTTCGTCAGCGAGTTCGCGGAGCCGTACGCCGCGCGCATCATCTGCGTGCTCCTCGGGCTGCCCGAGGACAACTGGCACCAGGTGGCGACGTGGGCCGACGACCTCGGGGCGTCGTTCTCCATCGACGTCGGCAACCAGGTGCCCAAGATCGAGGCCGCGCTGACCGGGCTCTACGAGTACGTCGGCCAGGTGGTCGCCGACCGGCGGGCGCATCCGCAAGACGACCTGGTGACGACCCTGGTGCAGGCGAGCGACGACGGCGACCGGCTCACCGAGCACGAGCTCGGCGTGGCGCTGGTCTTCCTCGCGTTCGCCGGCATGGAGACCACCCGCAACCAGCTCGGCCTGGCGCTCCAGACGCTGCTCGCCCACCCGGAGCAGTGGCGGCTCCTGGGCGAGCGCCCCGACCTCGGCGACAACGCCGTCGAGGAGGTGATGCGGGTCAACCCGACCGTCACCTGGGTGACCCGCGAGGCGCTCGAGGACGTCGACTTCCAGGGCCTGCACATCCCGAAGGGCGGCATCGTCCAGACGCTCTCGCACAGCGCCGGCACCGATCCGTCGGCGATGCCCGACCCGGCGTTCGACATCACCCAGCAGCGGCCGCCGCACCACGACTTCGGGGCCGGGGTGCACCACTGCCTGGGGCACTTCGTCGCGCGCACCGACATGGCCGTCGCCCTGCCGCTGCTGGCGCGGCGCATGCCGGGCGCCGTACCCGACGGCCCTGGTCGGTGGCTGCCGGTCTCCGGCAACACCGGGGCTCTGTCCTTCCCGATCCGCTTCGAGGCGACGGGTCAGGCCAGCCCGATCGTCTCCGAGGCGACCGACCTGCCGCCGTCGAGGTAG
- a CDS encoding L,D-transpeptidase family protein yields MLFLRRLLLVLATAALVCAGAFVAGYALSDSPADRPSATGTPGAPEPEPTTTPTATPTATPTSTPTGQPTSDPTTPPAKPKPPKLEPGPRLLGTGDQGPQVRELQARLKQIAWFGADVTGTYGDLTRDAVRGFQAKRAIPVTGEVDRRTLDRLDAMTVEPTDAELHNRGNTPGALDPRCRVGRVLCIDKSSSTLRFVVDGKVQQTLDARFGASGTPTREGVFHVYLKDADHVSRLYGSAMPFAMFFDRGQAVHYSSDFAARGYAGASHGCVNIRDHGGVAHLYDQVRVGDTVVVYWS; encoded by the coding sequence ATGTTGTTCCTGCGTCGTCTCCTGCTCGTCCTCGCCACGGCGGCCCTGGTCTGCGCCGGCGCGTTCGTCGCGGGCTACGCCCTGAGCGACAGCCCGGCCGACCGGCCCTCCGCGACCGGCACTCCCGGTGCCCCCGAGCCCGAGCCCACGACCACTCCGACGGCGACTCCGACGGCGACGCCCACGTCGACCCCGACCGGGCAGCCGACGTCGGATCCCACCACCCCGCCGGCGAAGCCGAAGCCCCCGAAGCTCGAGCCGGGACCGCGGCTACTGGGTACTGGCGACCAGGGGCCGCAGGTGCGCGAGCTCCAGGCCCGCCTGAAGCAGATCGCGTGGTTCGGCGCCGACGTCACCGGGACGTACGGCGACCTCACGCGCGACGCCGTCCGTGGCTTCCAGGCGAAGCGCGCGATCCCGGTGACCGGCGAGGTCGACCGACGCACCCTCGACCGGTTGGACGCGATGACCGTCGAGCCCACGGACGCGGAGCTGCACAACCGCGGCAACACCCCCGGCGCGCTCGACCCGCGCTGCCGGGTGGGCCGCGTGCTCTGCATCGACAAGAGCAGCTCGACGCTGCGCTTCGTCGTGGACGGGAAGGTCCAGCAGACCCTCGACGCCCGCTTCGGCGCCTCCGGGACACCGACCCGCGAGGGCGTGTTCCACGTCTACCTCAAGGACGCGGACCACGTCTCACGCCTCTACGGCTCGGCCATGCCCTTCGCGATGTTCTTCGACCGCGGTCAGGCGGTGCACTACTCCTCGGACTTCGCGGCCCGCGGGTACGCCGGCGCCTCGCACGGCTGCGTCAACATCCGTGACCACGGCGGCGTCGCGCACCTCTACGACCAGGTGCGGGTCGGCGACACGGTCGTCGTCTACTGGTCCTGA
- a CDS encoding NADH-quinone oxidoreductase subunit C, which translates to MTEQDHTDNTPENLPAQTGEVHEVGVRQGMFGVHGSGDTSGYGGLTAPIVYPGDAQRPYGGWFDEVADALQQAATDAGLELATPRVVIHRGEITFHVRREDLPVVAQVLRDEPRLRFELCSGVNGVHYPADTGAELHAVYHLLSMTHNRRIRLEVTAPDADPHIPSIVATYPTNDWHEREVFDMFGIVFDGHPALTRILMPDDWPGHPQRKDYPLGGIPVEYKGATVPPPDERRSYN; encoded by the coding sequence ATGACGGAACAGGACCACACCGACAACACCCCGGAGAACCTCCCGGCGCAGACCGGCGAGGTGCACGAGGTCGGCGTACGCCAGGGCATGTTCGGCGTCCACGGCTCCGGCGACACCAGCGGGTACGGCGGCCTCACCGCGCCGATCGTCTACCCGGGTGACGCCCAGCGCCCGTACGGCGGCTGGTTCGACGAGGTCGCCGACGCCCTCCAGCAGGCGGCGACCGACGCCGGCCTCGAGCTCGCCACCCCGAGGGTCGTGATCCACCGAGGCGAGATCACCTTCCACGTACGCCGCGAGGACCTGCCGGTCGTCGCCCAGGTGCTGCGCGACGAGCCGCGGCTGCGCTTCGAGCTGTGCTCCGGCGTCAACGGCGTGCACTACCCGGCCGACACCGGCGCCGAGCTGCACGCGGTCTACCACCTGCTGTCGATGACCCACAACCGCCGGATCCGGCTCGAGGTCACCGCCCCGGACGCCGACCCGCACATCCCGTCGATCGTGGCGACGTACCCCACCAACGACTGGCACGAGCGCGAGGTCTTCGACATGTTCGGGATCGTCTTCGACGGCCACCCCGCACTCACCCGCATCCTGATGCCCGACGACTGGCCGGGCCACCCCCAGCGCAAGGACTACCCGCTGGGCGGCATCCCCGTGGAGTACAAGGGCGCGACGGTCCCGCCGCCCGACGAGCGCAGGAGCTACAACTGA
- a CDS encoding NADH-quinone oxidoreductase subunit A produces the protein MDFYTPVLAIALLAALFAVGSVAMSAFVGPKRYNRAKADSYECGIEPTPQPVGGGRFPVKYYITAMLFIVFDIEIIFLYPWAVRFDALKLFGLVEMVIFIATVFVAFAYVWRRGGLEWD, from the coding sequence ATGGACTTCTACACGCCGGTCCTGGCGATCGCCCTCCTCGCGGCGTTGTTCGCCGTGGGGTCGGTCGCCATGAGCGCGTTCGTCGGCCCCAAGCGCTACAACCGCGCGAAGGCGGACTCCTACGAGTGCGGCATCGAGCCGACACCCCAGCCGGTCGGCGGCGGGCGCTTCCCGGTGAAGTACTACATCACCGCGATGCTCTTCATCGTCTTCGACATCGAGATCATCTTCCTCTACCCGTGGGCGGTGCGCTTCGACGCCCTGAAGCTCTTCGGGCTGGTCGAGATGGTCATCTTCATCGCCACCGTCTTCGTCGCCTTCGCGTACGTATGGCGACGCGGCGGCCTCGAGTGGGACTGA
- a CDS encoding isochorismate synthase, producing the protein MTLTVRTSRLQLAEATRLLDLVPTDRPVTWLRRGDGLVGWGVAAEVRTHGATRFADADKWWRETTARAVVTDEVNEPGTGPVAFGTFTFADEPGESVLVVPRIVVGRRGDIAWLTVVGDEPAPALDATEAPAAPVGVSFADGALNGEQWMSVVADAVARISRGDLEKVVLARDLVATADEPIDVRWPLRRLTDTYPMCWTFHVDGMFGATPEMLVRRERGLVTSRVLAGTIRRTGDDGRDLALAATLARSSKDLEEHEYAVRSVADALEPHCSSMNVPEAPFVLHLPNVMHLATDVAGVVHDAATVSSLQLAEALHPSAAVGGTPTPVATTLIAEIEGMDRDRYAGPVGWMDTSGDGEWGIALRSARIDGSTVRLFAGCGIVADSDPEAELAEAQAKFVPVRDALTAD; encoded by the coding sequence GTGACGCTGACCGTGCGCACCTCCCGCCTCCAGCTGGCGGAGGCGACCCGACTCCTCGACCTGGTCCCCACCGACCGACCGGTGACCTGGCTGCGTCGCGGGGACGGACTGGTCGGCTGGGGGGTCGCCGCCGAGGTCCGCACGCACGGCGCGACCCGCTTCGCGGACGCCGACAAGTGGTGGCGCGAGACCACCGCACGGGCGGTCGTGACCGACGAGGTCAACGAGCCCGGGACCGGACCGGTCGCCTTCGGCACCTTCACCTTCGCCGACGAGCCCGGCGAGTCCGTGCTCGTCGTCCCCCGCATCGTCGTAGGACGCCGCGGCGACATCGCCTGGCTGACCGTGGTCGGCGACGAGCCGGCCCCCGCGCTCGACGCCACCGAGGCCCCGGCCGCGCCCGTCGGCGTGAGCTTCGCGGACGGCGCCCTCAACGGCGAGCAGTGGATGTCGGTCGTGGCGGACGCCGTGGCCCGGATCAGCCGCGGCGACCTGGAGAAGGTCGTGCTGGCCCGCGACCTGGTCGCCACCGCCGACGAGCCGATCGACGTGCGCTGGCCGCTGCGCCGGCTCACCGACACCTACCCGATGTGCTGGACCTTCCACGTCGACGGGATGTTCGGCGCGACACCCGAGATGCTCGTCCGCCGCGAGCGTGGCCTGGTCACCTCGCGGGTGCTCGCCGGCACCATCCGCCGGACCGGCGACGACGGCCGCGACCTCGCCCTCGCCGCCACCCTGGCGCGGTCCTCGAAGGACCTCGAGGAGCACGAGTACGCCGTACGCTCCGTCGCCGACGCCCTGGAGCCGCACTGCTCCTCGATGAACGTGCCCGAGGCGCCGTTCGTGCTGCACCTGCCCAACGTGATGCACCTCGCCACCGACGTCGCCGGGGTCGTCCACGACGCCGCGACCGTCTCGTCGCTGCAGCTCGCCGAGGCCCTGCACCCGTCGGCAGCCGTCGGCGGCACGCCCACCCCCGTCGCGACCACGCTGATCGCGGAGATCGAGGGCATGGACCGCGACCGGTACGCCGGCCCCGTCGGCTGGATGGACACGTCCGGGGACGGCGAGTGGGGCATCGCGCTGCGCTCCGCCCGGATCGACGGCAGCACCGTGCGCCTCTTCGCCGGCTGCGGCATCGTGGCCGACTCCGACCCCGAGGCCGAGCTAGCCGAGGCGCAGGCGAAGTTCGTGCCGGTGCGGGACGCGCTCACCGCCGACTGA